One region of Eleutherodactylus coqui strain aEleCoq1 chromosome 5, aEleCoq1.hap1, whole genome shotgun sequence genomic DNA includes:
- the FAM174C gene encoding protein FAM174C — protein sequence MWCYSCLLMVMMPLAGSADGHDNATAITPTRSTAATNSSITKPSQLSFFGNFEMMQRAFYVVIGVCVLAVLYFVVRACSIKKKPQRKKYGLLSDYDETMELGSMDSDEEKVFESRSIRR from the exons ATGTGGTGCTACTCGTGTCTACTGATGGTCATGATGCCTTTGGCTGGCAGCGCAGACGGGCACGACAATGCCACGGCCATTACACCCACCAGGTCAACGGCTGCCACAAACTCTTCAATCACAAAACCTTCCCAGTTATCCTTCTTTGGCAACTTTGAGATGATGCAGCGAGCCTTCTATGTAGTGATTGGGGTCTGTGTGCTGGCGGTCCTCTACTTCGTCGTCCGAGCGTGCAG CATAAAAAAGAAACCGCAGAGGAAGAAGTACGGGCTGCTCTCGGACTACGATGAGACCATGGAGCTGGGGTCGATGGACAGCGATGAAGAGAAAGTATTTGAATCGAGAAGTATTAGGAG GTGA